The Humulus lupulus chromosome 4, drHumLupu1.1, whole genome shotgun sequence genome has a window encoding:
- the LOC133831840 gene encoding uncharacterized protein LOC133831840: MEYIHKTGISHKSKMYKYIVTLISVSRLETIRSKVANLEKFGFSEEEVFRLLGCSPLLLTLSVDKVQRNMTFILGTMKIPAGVVLDHPNLLYCNLEAVLKPRFLLAEKMKDMALELHIKGSNMSRALRMTEKRFLKAFVNCQPKDVADELI, from the coding sequence ATGGAATACATACACAAAACTGGGATTTCCCACAAGTCCAAGATGTACAAGTACATTGTCACCCTCATCAGTGTCTCTCGCCTTGAAACAATTCGTAGTAAGGTCGCAAACCTTGAGAAATTTGGGTTTAGCGAGGAAGAGGTTTTTAGGCTTTTGGGCTGTTCTCCTCTATTGTTGACACTATCAGTGGACAAAGTTCAGAGAAACATGACATTCATTCTAGGCACAATGAAGATTCCAGCTGGAGTTGTCCTTGATCATCCAAACTTGTTGTATTGTAACCTAGAAGCTGTTTTGAAACCGCGGTTTCTTCTTGCAGAGAAGATGAAGGACATGGCTTTGgaattgcatattaaaggatccaaCATGTCGAGGGCATTAAGAATGACAGAGAAGAGATTTCTCAAGGCATTTGTGAATTGTCAGCCCAAGGATGTTGCTGATGAGTTAATTTAG
- the LOC133829854 gene encoding putative disease resistance RPP13-like protein 1 isoform X2, with protein sequence MALELVGGALLSVALDKLFEKLTSPAFVNFISGKKTIDDDYLLKELKMKLRRARVLLNDAEERQLEEEAVREWLDELKDVIYKAQDLVDDIDHELLSMSLERDHKSKTKTNFRKNIKTKVFSSFSKLDKTTAVKGEITKILKDLTLLLENDVGRDLKVFEETSTSGASSRIRVTPWPEKNQVHGRDDDKDKIIELLLSNNIWGSKIGVLPIVGMGGLGKTTLAQLIYDDNRFEEQGFQYKAWVTVSTDFDAFRIMRIILQQINPSGRDDYFDEPTILQRSLNEALKGKKFLIVLDDVWDEDYNNWSVIWSTFGFGECSSRIIVTTRSKKVASNVKTMPIYELQLLEDEHCWKIFVEHAFGGDSNADQFLEEIGRKLVDKCGGIPLAITSLGGLLRSENDPKHWEGILNNHAWKTNKILPSLWLSYRYLPSPLKQCFTYCSVFPKDYEFEKKEMILLWMAEGYLQCDQKQKQMEEIGEEYFNNLISRSLFQRSRKPYGERFVVHDLVHDLAMFISREFCLALDDNNKSKLFSRKIHHLSFALVPDHYDHHESLKTCLCKAKNLRTFIGQGQGHLNFIPSYDGVVKELIATKSHLRVFCLCMSSLHNSIANDLKHVRYLNLSHSHIREIPCSLCTMYNLQTLLLSHCGNLNRLPKDMGRLVNLRHLETTGSGLVEMPPQMGNLKQLQTLTDFILSDTDHGSGIRELVELQHLGGHLCISGLQNVTDVDDIVRVNLRSRKKLSDLCFEWKCDTTCTRREQFGKVLEALEPHRNLEKLTIRYYPGSSFPRWVGDSQYSRIISVDLCGNKSCVFLPPLGQLPFLKALKLKGFDEVESMGAEVYYGNNSFGAIAPFQSLERLSIEKMAKLKKWLFVGDDEKEGGCFPRLKRLWLFHCPNTTDYLLPDGHEIESLQIEDSYKLMEYLPLNRYPRLEWLCLWDCDFVKSLPLQNFPSLKWLFLNECDHLESLIVPPKIEVLSEGGLVSKLELLKIDKCNKVLAQHAQWDLEGLKSLKSLVVKNCDVVLDSFPGGSLPFSLTSLELDSLSCLRSLNENTFQKLTCLESLTIRHCSELHNIPEQGLQCLSCLQSLVIRNCGVLERRYQRGKGEGWDKISHIPHISIYGMTIIS encoded by the exons ATGGCGTTGGAACTGGTTGGTGGAGCATTGCTCAGTGTTGCACTTGACAAGCTTTTTGAAAAGTTGACTTCTCCAGCCTTTGTCAACTTCATCAGTGGAAAGAAAACCATTGACGACGATTACCTGCTTAAGGAGTTGAAAATGAAGTTGAGGAGAGCTCGTGTGCTGCTCAATGATGCTGAAGAGAGACAACTTGAGGAGGAAGCTGTGAGGGAATGGCTGGATGAACTTAAAGATGTCATTTACAAAGCACAGGACTTGGTGGACGACATCGACCATGAACTCCTATCCATGAGTTTGGAACGTGACCATAAATCCAAAACTAAAACCAATTTCCGAAAGAATATCAAGACCAAGGTCTTCTCATCCTTTTCAAAACTTGACAAAACTACTGCTGTTAAAG GTGAGATAACCAAGATCTTGAAGGATCTGACACTTCTTTTAGAAAATGATGTTGGTCGTGATTTGAAAGTGTTTGAAGAAACTAGTACCAGTGGAGCTTCTTCCAGAATTCGAGTTACTCCTTGGCCAGAAAAAAACCAAGTTCATGGAAGGGATGATGATAAAGATAAGATAATTGAGCTATTGTTGTCAAATAATATTTGGGGGAGTAAGATAGGTGTGCTTCCCATAGTGGGTATGGGTGGCCTTGGCAAGACCACCCTAGCTCAGCTTATCTACGATGATAACAGATTCGAAGAACAAGGTTTTCAATACAAAGCATGGGTTACTGTATCAACAGATTTTGATGCTTTCAGAATAATGAGGATTATATTGCAACAAATCAATCCAAGCGGTAGAGATGACTACTTCGACGAACCAACAATACTTCAACGTTCGTTGAATGAAGCTCTTAAAGGTAAGAAATTTCTCATTGTGCTTGACGATGTTTGGGATGAGGATTACAACAATTGGAGTGTAATATGGAGCACATTTGGATTTGGAGAGTGTTCCAGCAGAATCATCGTGACTACTCGCAGCAAAAAAGTTGCATCGAATGTAAAAACTATGCCAATCTATGAATTGCAACTATTAGAAGATGAGCATTGTTGGAAAATATTTGTGGAGCATGCCTTTGGTGGAGACTCAAATGCAGACCAGTTCTTGGAAGAAATAGGTAGAAAACTTGTTGACAAATGTGGAGGAATCCCATTGGCTATAACATCTCTTGGTGGTCTTTTGAGGTCTGAAAATGATCCAAAACATTGGGAAGGAATTCTAAACAACCATGCATGGAAGACAAACAAAATTCTTCCATCTTTATGGTTAAGCTATCGTTACTTACCTTCGCCTTTGAAACAATGCTTTACTTATTGCTCTGTGTTTCCCAaagattatgaatttgagaagAAGGAAATGATCTTACTATGGATGGCAGAAGGCTATCTGCAATGTGATCAGAAACAAAAGCAAATGGAAGAAATTGGAGAGGAGTATTTCAATAACCTTATATCAAGGTCATTATTTCAAAGATCAAGAAAGCCTTATGGGGAAAGATTTGTCGTGCATGATCTTGTACATGATTTAGCTATGTTTATATCAAGAGAGTTTTGCTTGGCATTAGATGACAACAACAAATCGAAGCTTTTTTCGAGGAAGATTCATCACTTATCATTCGCACTAGTCCCAGACCATTATGATCATCATGAGTCCTTGAAGACATGTCTCTGCAAAGCCAAAAATCTACGCACCTTCATAGGACAAGGACAAGGACACTTAAATTTCATACCTTCATATGATGGTGTGGTCAAAGAATTGATAGCAACAAAAAGCCATTTGAGAGTATTCTGCTTGTGTATGTCATCCTTGCACAATTCAATAGCGAATGATCTAAAACATGTAAGGTATTTGAACTTATCCCATAGTCATATTAGAGAGATACCATGTTCGCTTTGCACTATGTACAATTTGCAGACATTGTTATTGTCACATTGTGGAAATCTCAATAGGCTTCCAAAGGACATGGGAAGACTAGTCAATTTGCGCCATCTTGAAACTACTGGGTCCGGTCTAGTGGAGATGCCCCCACAAATGGGTAATTTGAAACAGTTGCAAACATTAACTGATTTCATTCTGAGTGACACTGATCATGGTTCTGGCATTAGAGAGTTAGTAGAGTTGCAACATTTGGGTGGCCATCTTTGCATTTCAGGGCTTCAAAAtgtgactgatgttgatgacattgTAAGAGTAAATTTGAGGAGCAGGAAGAAGCTTAGTGATCTATGTTTCGAATGGAAATGTGATACTACATGCACAAGAAGagagcaatttggaaaggtacttGAAGCACTTGAACCACACAGAAACTTAGAGAAACTAACCATTAGATATTACCCAGGTTCAAGTTTTCCAAGATGGGTTGGAGATTCTCAATATTCAAGAATAATTTCAGTAGACCTGTGTGGTAATAAGAGCTGTGTTTTCTTACCACCGCTGGGGCAGTTACCTTTTCTTAAAGCTCTTAAGCTCAAAGGGTTCGATGAGGTGGAGAGCATGGGGGCTGAAGTTTATTATGGCAATAATTCTTTTGGTGCTATAGCTCCATTTCAAAGTTTGGAAAGGTTGAGCATTGAGAAGATGGCGAAATTGAAGAAGTGGTTATTTGTTGGAGATGATGAGAAAGAAGGTGGATGTTTCCCTCGTTTGAAACGTCTTTGGTTGTTTCATTGTCCAAACACAACTGACTACTTACTACCCGATGGCCATGAAATAGAATCTCTCCAAATTGAAGATAGCTACAAATTAATGGAATATCTTCCTTTGAACCGCTACCCAAGGCTTGAATGGCTTTGTTTATGGGATTGTGATTTCGTAAAGTCACTACCATTACAAAACTTCCCAAGCCTTAAATGGCTTTTCTTGAATGAATGTGATCACTTGGAATCCCTTATCGTTCCACCAAAAATAGAAGTTCTGTCTGAAGGAGGACTAGTCTCAAAATTAGAATTGCTTAAAATTGATAAATGCAACAAAGTCTTGGCACAACATGCACAGTGGGATTTGGAAGGACTAAAGTCTCTCAAGTCTTTAGTGGTAAAGAATTGTGATGTGGTATTGGATTCATTCCCAGGAGGATCTCTTCCTTTCTCTTTGACTAGCTTGGAACTTGATTCTCTTAGCTGCCTTCGGAGCTTGAATGAAAATACGTTTCAAAAGCTCACATGCCTTGAGAGTTTAACGATTCGCCATTGCAGTGAGCTTCATAATATTCCAGAACAAGGATTGCAGTGTCTCAGTTGTCTTCAATCCTTGGTCATACGGAATTGTGGTGTACTTGAACGAAGATACCAAAGAGGGAAAGGGGAAGGCTGGGATAAGATCTCCCACATTCCCCACATAAGCATTTACGGAATGACAATTAT TTCATGA
- the LOC133829854 gene encoding putative disease resistance RPP13-like protein 1 isoform X1 — translation MRENNMALELVGGALLSVALDKLFEKLTSPAFVNFISGKKTIDDDYLLKELKMKLRRARVLLNDAEERQLEEEAVREWLDELKDVIYKAQDLVDDIDHELLSMSLERDHKSKTKTNFRKNIKTKVFSSFSKLDKTTAVKGEITKILKDLTLLLENDVGRDLKVFEETSTSGASSRIRVTPWPEKNQVHGRDDDKDKIIELLLSNNIWGSKIGVLPIVGMGGLGKTTLAQLIYDDNRFEEQGFQYKAWVTVSTDFDAFRIMRIILQQINPSGRDDYFDEPTILQRSLNEALKGKKFLIVLDDVWDEDYNNWSVIWSTFGFGECSSRIIVTTRSKKVASNVKTMPIYELQLLEDEHCWKIFVEHAFGGDSNADQFLEEIGRKLVDKCGGIPLAITSLGGLLRSENDPKHWEGILNNHAWKTNKILPSLWLSYRYLPSPLKQCFTYCSVFPKDYEFEKKEMILLWMAEGYLQCDQKQKQMEEIGEEYFNNLISRSLFQRSRKPYGERFVVHDLVHDLAMFISREFCLALDDNNKSKLFSRKIHHLSFALVPDHYDHHESLKTCLCKAKNLRTFIGQGQGHLNFIPSYDGVVKELIATKSHLRVFCLCMSSLHNSIANDLKHVRYLNLSHSHIREIPCSLCTMYNLQTLLLSHCGNLNRLPKDMGRLVNLRHLETTGSGLVEMPPQMGNLKQLQTLTDFILSDTDHGSGIRELVELQHLGGHLCISGLQNVTDVDDIVRVNLRSRKKLSDLCFEWKCDTTCTRREQFGKVLEALEPHRNLEKLTIRYYPGSSFPRWVGDSQYSRIISVDLCGNKSCVFLPPLGQLPFLKALKLKGFDEVESMGAEVYYGNNSFGAIAPFQSLERLSIEKMAKLKKWLFVGDDEKEGGCFPRLKRLWLFHCPNTTDYLLPDGHEIESLQIEDSYKLMEYLPLNRYPRLEWLCLWDCDFVKSLPLQNFPSLKWLFLNECDHLESLIVPPKIEVLSEGGLVSKLELLKIDKCNKVLAQHAQWDLEGLKSLKSLVVKNCDVVLDSFPGGSLPFSLTSLELDSLSCLRSLNENTFQKLTCLESLTIRHCSELHNIPEQGLQCLSCLQSLVIRNCGVLERRYQRGKGEGWDKISHIPHISIYGMTIIS, via the exons ATGAGAGAG AATAACATGGCGTTGGAACTGGTTGGTGGAGCATTGCTCAGTGTTGCACTTGACAAGCTTTTTGAAAAGTTGACTTCTCCAGCCTTTGTCAACTTCATCAGTGGAAAGAAAACCATTGACGACGATTACCTGCTTAAGGAGTTGAAAATGAAGTTGAGGAGAGCTCGTGTGCTGCTCAATGATGCTGAAGAGAGACAACTTGAGGAGGAAGCTGTGAGGGAATGGCTGGATGAACTTAAAGATGTCATTTACAAAGCACAGGACTTGGTGGACGACATCGACCATGAACTCCTATCCATGAGTTTGGAACGTGACCATAAATCCAAAACTAAAACCAATTTCCGAAAGAATATCAAGACCAAGGTCTTCTCATCCTTTTCAAAACTTGACAAAACTACTGCTGTTAAAG GTGAGATAACCAAGATCTTGAAGGATCTGACACTTCTTTTAGAAAATGATGTTGGTCGTGATTTGAAAGTGTTTGAAGAAACTAGTACCAGTGGAGCTTCTTCCAGAATTCGAGTTACTCCTTGGCCAGAAAAAAACCAAGTTCATGGAAGGGATGATGATAAAGATAAGATAATTGAGCTATTGTTGTCAAATAATATTTGGGGGAGTAAGATAGGTGTGCTTCCCATAGTGGGTATGGGTGGCCTTGGCAAGACCACCCTAGCTCAGCTTATCTACGATGATAACAGATTCGAAGAACAAGGTTTTCAATACAAAGCATGGGTTACTGTATCAACAGATTTTGATGCTTTCAGAATAATGAGGATTATATTGCAACAAATCAATCCAAGCGGTAGAGATGACTACTTCGACGAACCAACAATACTTCAACGTTCGTTGAATGAAGCTCTTAAAGGTAAGAAATTTCTCATTGTGCTTGACGATGTTTGGGATGAGGATTACAACAATTGGAGTGTAATATGGAGCACATTTGGATTTGGAGAGTGTTCCAGCAGAATCATCGTGACTACTCGCAGCAAAAAAGTTGCATCGAATGTAAAAACTATGCCAATCTATGAATTGCAACTATTAGAAGATGAGCATTGTTGGAAAATATTTGTGGAGCATGCCTTTGGTGGAGACTCAAATGCAGACCAGTTCTTGGAAGAAATAGGTAGAAAACTTGTTGACAAATGTGGAGGAATCCCATTGGCTATAACATCTCTTGGTGGTCTTTTGAGGTCTGAAAATGATCCAAAACATTGGGAAGGAATTCTAAACAACCATGCATGGAAGACAAACAAAATTCTTCCATCTTTATGGTTAAGCTATCGTTACTTACCTTCGCCTTTGAAACAATGCTTTACTTATTGCTCTGTGTTTCCCAaagattatgaatttgagaagAAGGAAATGATCTTACTATGGATGGCAGAAGGCTATCTGCAATGTGATCAGAAACAAAAGCAAATGGAAGAAATTGGAGAGGAGTATTTCAATAACCTTATATCAAGGTCATTATTTCAAAGATCAAGAAAGCCTTATGGGGAAAGATTTGTCGTGCATGATCTTGTACATGATTTAGCTATGTTTATATCAAGAGAGTTTTGCTTGGCATTAGATGACAACAACAAATCGAAGCTTTTTTCGAGGAAGATTCATCACTTATCATTCGCACTAGTCCCAGACCATTATGATCATCATGAGTCCTTGAAGACATGTCTCTGCAAAGCCAAAAATCTACGCACCTTCATAGGACAAGGACAAGGACACTTAAATTTCATACCTTCATATGATGGTGTGGTCAAAGAATTGATAGCAACAAAAAGCCATTTGAGAGTATTCTGCTTGTGTATGTCATCCTTGCACAATTCAATAGCGAATGATCTAAAACATGTAAGGTATTTGAACTTATCCCATAGTCATATTAGAGAGATACCATGTTCGCTTTGCACTATGTACAATTTGCAGACATTGTTATTGTCACATTGTGGAAATCTCAATAGGCTTCCAAAGGACATGGGAAGACTAGTCAATTTGCGCCATCTTGAAACTACTGGGTCCGGTCTAGTGGAGATGCCCCCACAAATGGGTAATTTGAAACAGTTGCAAACATTAACTGATTTCATTCTGAGTGACACTGATCATGGTTCTGGCATTAGAGAGTTAGTAGAGTTGCAACATTTGGGTGGCCATCTTTGCATTTCAGGGCTTCAAAAtgtgactgatgttgatgacattgTAAGAGTAAATTTGAGGAGCAGGAAGAAGCTTAGTGATCTATGTTTCGAATGGAAATGTGATACTACATGCACAAGAAGagagcaatttggaaaggtacttGAAGCACTTGAACCACACAGAAACTTAGAGAAACTAACCATTAGATATTACCCAGGTTCAAGTTTTCCAAGATGGGTTGGAGATTCTCAATATTCAAGAATAATTTCAGTAGACCTGTGTGGTAATAAGAGCTGTGTTTTCTTACCACCGCTGGGGCAGTTACCTTTTCTTAAAGCTCTTAAGCTCAAAGGGTTCGATGAGGTGGAGAGCATGGGGGCTGAAGTTTATTATGGCAATAATTCTTTTGGTGCTATAGCTCCATTTCAAAGTTTGGAAAGGTTGAGCATTGAGAAGATGGCGAAATTGAAGAAGTGGTTATTTGTTGGAGATGATGAGAAAGAAGGTGGATGTTTCCCTCGTTTGAAACGTCTTTGGTTGTTTCATTGTCCAAACACAACTGACTACTTACTACCCGATGGCCATGAAATAGAATCTCTCCAAATTGAAGATAGCTACAAATTAATGGAATATCTTCCTTTGAACCGCTACCCAAGGCTTGAATGGCTTTGTTTATGGGATTGTGATTTCGTAAAGTCACTACCATTACAAAACTTCCCAAGCCTTAAATGGCTTTTCTTGAATGAATGTGATCACTTGGAATCCCTTATCGTTCCACCAAAAATAGAAGTTCTGTCTGAAGGAGGACTAGTCTCAAAATTAGAATTGCTTAAAATTGATAAATGCAACAAAGTCTTGGCACAACATGCACAGTGGGATTTGGAAGGACTAAAGTCTCTCAAGTCTTTAGTGGTAAAGAATTGTGATGTGGTATTGGATTCATTCCCAGGAGGATCTCTTCCTTTCTCTTTGACTAGCTTGGAACTTGATTCTCTTAGCTGCCTTCGGAGCTTGAATGAAAATACGTTTCAAAAGCTCACATGCCTTGAGAGTTTAACGATTCGCCATTGCAGTGAGCTTCATAATATTCCAGAACAAGGATTGCAGTGTCTCAGTTGTCTTCAATCCTTGGTCATACGGAATTGTGGTGTACTTGAACGAAGATACCAAAGAGGGAAAGGGGAAGGCTGGGATAAGATCTCCCACATTCCCCACATAAGCATTTACGGAATGACAATTAT TTCATGA